The window GTCGCTCAAAGCGGGTCACGGCGATGCAACCCAGCTCGAACGCCTGGACCAATCTCGCAAGAGACTCTCCGCAGCGCTGTTGAGACGCCGTGCCGCGTTCTGCCAGTTGCGCAGCATCCAAACGAGATTGCTGTGCTCCACGCCCGTCATCACAGCATCTGACAGCCTTCAGACATTTCGCGCCAAGCCCTTTCGCTGCCGCTGCAGGAGAAAGCGCTGATGGCGCCCCACCGTTCGCGAACGCTTTCACTAGCCGAACGGAAGCTTCGTCGACCAAGGACGTCATTTTGCATTGGCCGAGTCGATGCACGTGAGCGCTGCTTAATCAGAGCTTATGTCAGACGTGCATTGTCCTTGACTCCTTGTCCCTCGAGTGTTTGTCTGGGCAGGGAATCTGGGGTAAAGCCGACATCAAGCGCTCCCGCCGAGGAACATGAACCGAAACGTCCGCACCCACTCCTTCCGCCGCGCATGGGGTGAATGAATATCTCTGCGCCCTGATGCAGAGCACTGCTACAGCTGCACAGCCACCTGATCGCACACCGAGCCATGCCCTCCAAGACACCCTCAATACGCGCCTTGTCGCGCTATCTGCTCAGGCCTCAACCATCACTTCACCCCCGCTGCCATTTCAAGCCCCACACCAAACACTATTCTGCCGCCGCTGCGGGAGCACGACTGAACGTGCCGCTGGAGTACGACTCGACCCCTCTTCTCAATCACACCTCCAAATCAGCCCTCGCCAACCCCGAATTACCAGAACACATACGCAAAGGCCAGACCAAGCGCATCAACCTCTACACCGCCGTCAATGAAGCTCTCCGCCATGCCTTGCAAACAGATGAGCGAGTGCTGGTCTTTGGCGAGGATATCCAGTTCGGAGGCGTCTTTCGCTGCACCATGAATCTTGCTGCCGACTTTGGCACAGACCGAGTGTTCAACACGCCACTCAGCGAGCAAGGATTGGTCGGCTTTGCGATAGGAGCAGCCGCTGAGGGCATGAGGCCGGTTGCAGAGGTCCAATTTGCCGACTATGTCTTCCCGGCATTCGACCAGATCCACAACGAAGCAGCCAAGTACAGATACCGATCTGGAAGCACCGGCGTGCACTGTGGTGGATTGACAATTCGCATGCCCAGCGGGAGTGTAGGCCACGGTGCACTGTACGTCTCCTCCCTACGCCCAGATATTCTCAACATCTATACTGACCCAAAATCAGATACCACACACAATCCCCAGAGGCTCTCTTCACACACACTCCCGGCCTCCGTGTCGTCGTCCCCCGCTCCCCCATCCAAGCAAAAGGTCTTCTCCTTTCCTCCATCCGTACCGCAGACCCCGTGATCTTCATGGAGCCCAAGATCCTCTACCGTGCCGCCGTCGAGCAAGTTCCTGTAGACGCATACCATCTACCCCTCGACAAAGCCGAAGTCCTGAAGACGGGCAAGGATGTAACCATCGTCTCCTACGGCACACCCCTCTACACGTGTTCAGCTGCGATAGCAGCCGCCGAGAAGGACTTTGGATGCAGCGTGGAATTAATCGATCTTCGCACAATCTACCCGTGGGACAGAGAGACCGTGCTCAACAGCGTGAGGAAGACTGGCAGAGCCATTGTAGTCCACGAGAGTATGATGAATGCTGGTGTTGGCGCAGAAGTCGCGGCGACAATTCAGGAGCAAGCGTTTTTGAGGTTAGAAGCGCCTGTCAAGAGAATTGCTGGATGGGCGACACATACAGGTCTCGTTTTTGAGAAGATCATCATTCCGGATGTCACAAGTGAGTCAGGACCATCCTTTGCTGTTTCTGAGCGTGTGCTAATAGCTGTGCGTAGGAGTTTACGACGCGATCAAGAAAACGATAGACTACTAGGCGTCCATAGAACCGACAGATCAAAAAACACATGCAATCCCCTGCTGCAACTGAAGCTAAGATTTTGTCAGTGATCACGTAAAGTCTTCAAACAATCTTGAATGTGATTAATTGATTGATCGATTGATCGATTGATTTTATTTAACGTCCTGCGGAGGCAGATCCTAGGTTCTGCCCCCTGACCTCCCATGGGGTACTATGGACGCGCTATGCTATGGGCTTAGGGGTGCAAATCTTGAACGTGTCAACGTTCCAAAAGGACAACTTCACAACCAGCGTCATATCCCCAtgaacacaacacaacacgtTGACAGAAGAACTCTGGCACGCCTGCGATGTACACCTGAAACGTAAAAGCAACCCTGACGTTCGATCTGCTACGCGGAAGCCGCGACTATGCTAGTTTCATGACGTCACATATCGTCAAACTCCAACGCCGGAGAGCTACATGCAGACCTTTTATAGATAAACGAATAATTGTGTCCAGCCACAAGAAACGGCGGACCCTCTCATGCTGACATCAAGATGTCGATCTTTGCGCACAACTCATTGATACGATACACCACACCACCGAATAACTACATTGGCTCAGCGCTCTTTCTGTCCTACATCATCGCTGCTCTATGCCTCACGTCAACCATTGGCTACTCCCTCTACACACAATATACGAATGTCTTCCACTCGCACCCTTCCTCACCCCCCAGCAAATTCAGACAAAACGGCGCTGGAAAGGTTGAAACACGCAGTGCGCGCGCTCGGCACATCAAAATCTACACCATTCTTGCACTTGTCAGCTTTGCCAGTATATCATGGCATATGCTCGGATTCCTCATAACCTCATTCTTAGACTGGAACAACAGCTCGACGCGCAGTATTGTTGCTGTGCTGGGTAACAACGC of the Ascochyta rabiei chromosome 20, complete sequence genome contains:
- a CDS encoding 3-methyl-2-oxobutanoate dehydrogenase (2-methylpropanoyl-transferring), producing MPSKTPSIRALSRYLLRPQPSLHPRCHFKPHTKHYSAAAAGARLNVPLEYDSTPLLNHTSKSALANPELPEHIRKGQTKRINLYTAVNEALRHALQTDERVLVFGEDIQFGGVFRCTMNLAADFGTDRVFNTPLSEQGLVGFAIGAAAEGMRPVAEVQFADYVFPAFDQIHNEAAKYRYRSGSTGVHCGGLTIRMPSGSVGHGALYHTQSPEALFTHTPGLRVVVPRSPIQAKGLLLSSIRTADPVIFMEPKILYRAAVEQVPVDAYHLPLDKAEVLKTGKDVTIVSYGTPLYTCSAAIAAAEKDFGCSVELIDLRTIYPWDRETVLNSVRKTGRAIVVHESMMNAGVGAEVAATIQEQAFLRLEAPVKRIAGWATHTGLVFEKIIIPDVTRVYDAIKKTIDY